In Mycobacterium sp. ITM-2016-00317, the genomic window CGGCCAGCAGCGCGTCGACGAACTCGGCGTCGACGCCGGGTTCGGCAACCACCGAGTGCTTCGAGCACGCCAGGTAGGAGAACAGCGCTCCGTCCGTGCCGTCGATGATGTCCGCCCCGGAGACGGTCCATGCCCGCAGCGGATCACCCTGCGGTGGCTCGACTTTGACGACTTCGGCGCCGCCGTCGGCGAGCAGCTTCGTGCAATAGGCGCCGGCGATCCCACTGGACAGGTCGACGACGACGTAGCCGGAAAGCGGTGGTGCGGGCACTGGGGGCACCGACCCCCTAGTCCTTCGCCCGGTTGCGCTTGCTCAACCGGAACTCGGGCGGGAACTTGCTGTCGTTGTCGTTGACCGCCGCCGACAGACCGGAGTCGATGGACTCGAACATGTCGAGGTCCTCGTCGCTGTCGTTGGCCACCCCGTTGCCCATCGACTCGAAGAACGCGCTGAGCAGGCTGCCCATGTACTCGCCCTGCTGCTGCTTGAAGATCTCGAAGAACATCTTCTGCTGGAACACGGTGTCCACCGGGCGGTTCCGCGCACAGGCCATCGCGTACTTCTCGGTTTCGGCCTCCAGTTGGTCGCGCGTCACCACCTTGTTCAGGAAGTTGCAGTCGTACATCTCGGCGGCGGTGAACGGCCGTCCGGTGAAGACCATCTCCTGGAACTTGCGCAGCCCCATCATCTGCACCCAGGTCCACATCCGCGGCCCCCAGCCGTGGTAGCGGAACGACGGGTGACCGAACAGCGCGTCGTCGGAGGAGATCACCAGGTCGGCGTCCGCGCACTGGTAGAAGTGCCAGCCGTAGCAGTAACCCTTGGCCTCGACGATGCTGATCTTCTTGAAGTCCTGCAGCGCCCGGTTGCCTGCCTGCGAGTTGGCGTACCAGGAGCTGATGGTGGCGCCGTTGCGGAACGTCCCCTTCGGCGGATAGGTCACCTCACCGACGCCGTCATCCTCCAGCCGCAGTTCGGCCAGTCGCACCGCGGGATTGTCGTTGCCCTCCATGAACTCCGGCAGATCCGCACCGCTGCCCAGGTTGTCCCCCACGCCGCGGATGATCACCACCTTGACGTCGTTGTCGGCGTTGGCCGCCCGCAGCACGTCGGCGTACCGCAGCCGCGCCATGGACGTCGGCGCGTTCAGGAACTCGGGCCGGTTGAACGTGATCGTCGCGATCTTGGTCTTCGGGTTCTTCTCGTAGAGGATGATCTCCTCAGGCGCGGGCCGCTCCGCGGCGGA contains:
- a CDS encoding enoyl-CoA hydratase/isomerase family protein, with amino-acid sequence MADRPSPSAAERPAPEEIILYEKNPKTKIATITFNRPEFLNAPTSMARLRYADVLRAANADNDVKVVIIRGVGDNLGSGADLPEFMEGNDNPAVRLAELRLEDDGVGEVTYPPKGTFRNGATISSWYANSQAGNRALQDFKKISIVEAKGYCYGWHFYQCADADLVISSDDALFGHPSFRYHGWGPRMWTWVQMMGLRKFQEMVFTGRPFTAAEMYDCNFLNKVVTRDQLEAETEKYAMACARNRPVDTVFQQKMFFEIFKQQQGEYMGSLLSAFFESMGNGVANDSDEDLDMFESIDSGLSAAVNDNDSKFPPEFRLSKRNRAKD